The following coding sequences are from one Candidatus Omnitrophota bacterium window:
- a CDS encoding L-rhamnose mutarotase has protein sequence MKRYGMVIKVRPEKLEEYKRLHAAVWPDVLDMIKQCHIRNYSIYFKDGFLFSYFEYVGADFAADMAKMAADPTTQDWWSHCKPCQEPLETRAEGEWWANMEEVFHVD, from the coding sequence ATGAAACGCTACGGCATGGTTATTAAAGTGCGTCCGGAAAAATTGGAAGAATATAAAAGATTGCACGCCGCCGTCTGGCCGGACGTTTTGGATATGATTAAGCAATGCCATATCCGCAATTATTCCATATATTTCAAAGACGGCTTTCTCTTCAGCTATTTCGAGTATGTTGGAGCCGATTTCGCCGCCGACATGGCCAAGATGGCGGCCGATCCAACGACGCAGGATTGGTGGAGCCATTGCAAGCCTTGCCAGGAACCATTGGAAACGCGGGCGGAAGGTGAATGGTGGGCCAATATGGAAGAGGTTTTTCATGTGGATTGA